One window of the Chitinophaga niabensis genome contains the following:
- a CDS encoding glycoside hydrolase family 2 protein produces MKKLFTLLLLTSSFAQAQDWKVVPGKITTPWSEQVTPDSVLPEYPRPQFVRESWKSMNGLWDYVITPRSASLPAAYQGKILVPFAIESAMSGVGKTVGKDSLLWYHTSFTMPAFKKGNRTILHFGAVDWQMTLYINGQEVGSHRGGFDPFSFDITGFLKKAKTQEMVVRVWDPTDQGPQPRGKQVRKPEGIWYTPVTGIWQTVWLESVPVTYIATTKQTPDIDQQTLTVSTTVVNPVPGDKVRVSVWNGTDMISEESVEPGATAVLKIPNMKLWSPEDPFLYDLRYAIVRKEKPVDEARSYFAMRKTSLGKDNNGTLRMLLNNKFVFQYGPLDQGWWPDGLYTAPTDEALKFDVEKTKEMGFNMIRKHIKVEPARWYYHCDKLGMLVWQDMPSGDLGNRWEPRPGIIGKGTDQKRSNESERAYREEWNAIMDALHNVPSIVVWVPFNEAWGQFKTAEITEWTMQKDPSRLVNSASGGNFVLTGHIIDLHNYPEPAMPQPDIYGAKQAIVLGEFGGLGLPVDGHVWQQKDNWGYQSFKTPEELFKRYSTFTDRLADLIRQGLSAAVYTQTTDVEVEINGLMTYDRKVIKNPVSSFYDVHKKLYNPALVVIKP; encoded by the coding sequence ATGAAAAAATTATTCACGCTCTTATTATTGACCTCTTCCTTTGCGCAGGCGCAGGATTGGAAAGTAGTACCAGGGAAGATCACTACTCCCTGGAGTGAGCAGGTTACACCTGATTCTGTATTGCCGGAATATCCGCGCCCGCAATTTGTACGTGAAAGCTGGAAGAGCATGAACGGCTTGTGGGATTATGTGATCACACCCAGGAGCGCATCGCTGCCTGCAGCTTACCAGGGAAAGATCCTGGTACCTTTTGCCATTGAATCAGCCATGTCCGGCGTAGGCAAAACAGTAGGGAAAGACAGCCTGCTCTGGTATCACACTTCTTTTACCATGCCTGCTTTCAAAAAAGGGAACAGAACGATCCTCCATTTTGGTGCAGTAGACTGGCAGATGACCTTATACATCAACGGACAGGAAGTGGGCAGCCACCGCGGTGGTTTTGATCCTTTCTCTTTTGATATCACCGGTTTCCTGAAGAAAGCCAAAACACAGGAAATGGTAGTGCGCGTATGGGACCCTACAGACCAGGGTCCGCAACCAAGAGGTAAACAGGTACGCAAACCGGAAGGGATCTGGTACACACCTGTAACCGGTATCTGGCAAACAGTATGGCTGGAATCAGTACCTGTTACGTACATTGCCACTACCAAACAAACGCCGGACATTGATCAGCAAACGCTCACAGTAAGCACAACAGTTGTAAACCCTGTGCCCGGTGATAAAGTAAGGGTTTCTGTATGGAACGGAACAGATATGATCTCTGAAGAATCCGTGGAACCCGGCGCTACTGCAGTGCTGAAGATCCCTAACATGAAGTTATGGTCTCCTGAAGATCCCTTCCTCTATGACCTGCGTTATGCAATTGTAAGGAAAGAAAAACCGGTAGATGAAGCGCGAAGTTATTTCGCGATGCGTAAAACTTCCCTCGGTAAGGATAACAACGGTACCCTGCGCATGCTGCTCAACAATAAGTTTGTGTTCCAGTACGGCCCGCTGGATCAGGGCTGGTGGCCTGATGGTTTATATACCGCACCAACAGATGAAGCCCTGAAATTTGATGTGGAGAAAACGAAAGAGATGGGCTTTAATATGATCCGTAAACACATTAAAGTTGAACCTGCACGCTGGTATTATCATTGCGATAAACTGGGCATGCTGGTTTGGCAGGATATGCCCAGCGGCGATCTTGGCAACCGTTGGGAGCCAAGGCCGGGTATTATTGGCAAAGGCACAGATCAGAAACGCAGCAACGAATCTGAAAGAGCTTACCGTGAGGAATGGAATGCGATCATGGATGCGCTGCATAACGTTCCTTCCATTGTAGTATGGGTACCTTTCAATGAAGCATGGGGGCAGTTTAAAACAGCAGAGATCACAGAGTGGACGATGCAGAAAGATCCTTCCCGCCTCGTGAACAGCGCCAGCGGTGGTAACTTTGTGCTCACCGGCCACATCATCGACCTGCATAATTATCCTGAACCGGCTATGCCGCAACCTGATATCTATGGCGCCAAACAAGCCATCGTGCTGGGAGAGTTCGGCGGACTGGGTTTACCGGTAGATGGCCATGTATGGCAGCAGAAAGATAACTGGGGTTATCAGAGCTTTAAAACGCCGGAAGAACTGTTTAAAAGGTACAGCACCTTTACAGACCGCCTGGCAGATCTGATACGGCAGGGGCTTTCAGCAGCAGTGTATACACAAACCACAGACGTGGAAGTGGAGATCAACGGGTTGATGACCTACGACAGAAAGGTGATCAAAAATCCCGTTTCCTCTTTCTATGATGTGCATAAGAAATTATATAATCCTGCACTAGTGGTGATCAAACCATAA
- a CDS encoding class I SAM-dependent methyltransferase, which produces MKQIWNERYKDQEFAYGKTPNLFFKEWLPKFETGTILMPADGEGRNGVFAAQLGWKVTSFDLSEEGQSKALQLARERYVSLEYIVGDLEQLAFKEETFDAIGLIYAHFPGNQKSAFHRKLHTWLKPGGIIIFEAFSKQHLQYVKSDPRVGGPKDIHQLYSKEEISADFKHYETVLLAEEEILLNEGKFHIGKGSVIRFIGKKKASR; this is translated from the coding sequence ATGAAACAGATATGGAACGAAAGATATAAGGACCAGGAATTTGCCTATGGCAAAACACCCAATTTATTCTTTAAAGAATGGCTGCCAAAGTTTGAGACAGGCACCATACTGATGCCGGCAGACGGAGAAGGCCGTAATGGTGTATTTGCAGCACAACTGGGCTGGAAGGTAACTTCATTTGACCTCAGTGAGGAAGGGCAATCCAAGGCGCTGCAATTAGCCAGGGAGCGCTACGTTTCGCTGGAGTATATTGTTGGCGACCTGGAACAACTGGCGTTCAAAGAGGAAACATTCGATGCTATCGGGTTGATCTATGCGCATTTTCCGGGGAACCAGAAATCCGCCTTTCACCGTAAACTGCATACCTGGCTCAAACCGGGCGGCATTATTATTTTTGAGGCCTTCAGCAAACAGCACTTACAATATGTGAAATCTGATCCCAGGGTGGGAGGCCCAAAAGATATTCATCAACTGTATTCAAAAGAAGAGATAAGCGCTGATTTTAAGCACTATGAAACCGTGTTGTTAGCGGAAGAGGAAATACTTCTGAATGAAGGGAAATTTCATATCGGTAAGGGTTCCGTGATCAGGTTCATAGGAAAGAAAAAAGCCTCCCGGTAA
- a CDS encoding AraC family transcriptional regulator — translation MKQIPIRHIKAAGSTESFSIREIGDMVQELHRHDFFYLLVLKKGKGTHAIDFIPYEVSDNTVFFMRPGQVHELTLKAGSKGYLMAFKAGFHTTKSTTNYYQPNSESFYKLLSVLKDIFREYTDQQEGYQKVIKANLEILFIILLRLHGKSNAATYEQERLEEFLSLLETHIAGHKQASQYAAMLHLSPYQLNAITKATLGKTCSELINEHIILESKRCLLATTEQVNQIAWHLGYEDVSYFIRFFKKHTGYSPEAFRQKCR, via the coding sequence ATGAAGCAAATACCGATCAGGCATATTAAAGCAGCAGGCTCCACAGAAAGTTTTAGCATAAGGGAGATAGGTGACATGGTGCAGGAGTTGCACAGGCATGATTTCTTTTACCTGCTGGTTTTAAAGAAGGGAAAAGGCACGCATGCGATAGACTTTATTCCCTATGAAGTGAGCGATAACACAGTGTTCTTTATGCGGCCTGGACAGGTACATGAGCTTACGCTGAAAGCAGGAAGCAAAGGTTACCTGATGGCATTTAAAGCCGGCTTTCATACTACAAAAAGCACAACAAATTATTATCAGCCAAATTCTGAAAGCTTTTACAAACTGCTTTCCGTATTGAAGGATATCTTCCGTGAATACACTGATCAACAGGAAGGCTACCAAAAGGTGATCAAAGCAAACCTTGAAATTCTCTTTATAATACTGCTCCGCCTGCATGGTAAAAGCAATGCCGCCACTTATGAACAGGAGCGGCTGGAGGAATTCTTATCATTACTGGAAACACATATCGCTGGACACAAGCAGGCCTCTCAATATGCAGCGATGTTACACCTCTCCCCCTATCAACTGAACGCCATCACCAAAGCAACGTTGGGCAAAACATGTTCTGAACTGATCAATGAACATATCATCCTGGAATCCAAAAGATGCCTGCTGGCTACAACGGAGCAGGTGAACCAGATAGCCTGGCACCTGGGGTATGAAGACGTTTCCTACTTTATCAGGTTCTTCAAAAAACATACTGGATATTCCCCGGAAGCATTTAGGCAGAAATGCCGTTAA
- a CDS encoding AraC family transcriptional regulator — protein MKNDIFREITPLTQHDCFMIFSRTKDKFDFPLHYHEELELNLILNAPGAQRIVGDHIDSITDLELVLVGSNLNHGWFTHECKSKAITEVTIQFHKDLIDDKLLRKNQLRFMRSMFESAANGILFSPETIKQLSPRLLTLNQKNGFDSVLELMSILHDLSISRNMRTLSDSSFQKGMVNHNSRRIEKAFEYMNNNYDKEVNLGDIAKLTNMTEVSFSRFIKKCTGVSFIDSLNEIRLGHACRMLVNTRYSIAEISYKCGFHNISNFNRIFKKKKGCTPKGFRESLSGTRTFI, from the coding sequence ATGAAAAATGATATCTTCCGGGAGATCACCCCGTTGACACAGCACGACTGCTTCATGATCTTTTCCCGTACAAAGGATAAGTTCGACTTCCCGCTGCATTACCATGAGGAACTGGAGCTGAACCTGATCCTGAATGCTCCCGGTGCACAACGCATTGTAGGAGATCATATAGACAGTATTACCGATCTTGAACTGGTATTGGTAGGGTCTAACCTGAACCATGGCTGGTTCACGCATGAATGTAAAAGCAAGGCGATCACAGAAGTGACCATTCAGTTTCATAAGGACCTGATAGATGATAAACTGCTGCGTAAGAACCAGCTCCGTTTCATGCGGAGCATGTTTGAAAGCGCTGCCAACGGCATCCTCTTTTCTCCTGAAACCATTAAACAGCTAAGCCCCCGTTTGCTGACACTCAACCAAAAGAATGGCTTTGATTCCGTACTGGAATTAATGTCTATCCTGCACGACCTGTCTATATCGCGGAACATGCGCACTTTATCAGACAGTTCTTTTCAGAAAGGAATGGTCAATCATAACAGCCGGCGTATTGAAAAGGCTTTTGAATACATGAACAACAACTACGATAAGGAAGTGAACCTGGGAGATATCGCCAAGCTCACGAACATGACGGAAGTATCTTTCAGCCGCTTCATTAAGAAATGCACCGGTGTAAGTTTCATAGACAGCCTGAACGAAATAAGATTAGGCCATGCCTGCCGGATGCTGGTGAATACGCGGTATTCTATTGCAGAGATCTCTTACAAATGCGGCTTTCATAATATCTCTAATTTCAACCGTATCTTTAAAAAGAAAAAAGGCTGTACACCGAAGGGCTTCAGGGAAAGCCTTTCCGGCACCAGGACATTCATATAG
- a CDS encoding SusC/RagA family TonB-linked outer membrane protein: MKFLLLHGAIFSIFLLLLGTSLSAQQRVVSGTVKDETSGGLPGATIRVKNSTIATVTDAKGNYSLSVPDAAILQVSFTGYETQEIAVQQRSSINIILKSAATNLTDVVVIGYGIVRKRDLTGTVASIKGDQLSKSAVNSLEQGLQGRLAGVAVTQNDAAPGGGISIQIRGASSLLGSTEPLYVIDGVPVANARASLKESGPREENHIMRTNTNALSIISPGDIESIEVLKDASATAIYGSRGANGVVLITTKKGRAGKGKITFNTSQGISTITKKLDMLNAYEYAQYLNEAYTNAGFAPADLPYSGMNGKLSPDQIRENFGEGVNWQDVIYRNAYLQDYELGVSGGTDKNTYAVMGNYLAQEGAIKGSQFKRGGLRLNLDNQVNERVKTSTNLSVSRSTNALVRTAATTGGREGGIVRSALNYSPIPYYRTDANGNIIKIDYLNDREVSQDMFDRFGASPIRYTDEVKSLQTITSGFGGFNAYVDIVKGLMFQTRLGANYFEQLNETYFPRTVSEGRATNGKALVSNSSYYSLLTENLLTYRQEIAKHRFDFLGGFSYEKSTSRYRTSETRDFADDKLGYNDLFSGLSTAPTLTGRSQWQLASFIARANYSYADKYLFTYTYRADGSSRLAKKWQGFSSVALAWRLSEEPFIKEANIFSDLKLRASYGESGNQAVSPYSVRAKLSGVIANMNNAVIAAVDETTLPNKDLKWETTSQYNLGLDASFHDRFNFSVNIYQRKTRDLLQQITQPPSTGYNTVTVNSGNVMNKGLELELGSSIFTGDFKWNVAGNISFNRNEITDLGELQEQFADRLGAGYGLDARPFIQKVGLPIGAVWGFVEDGIFQNQAEVDAFKAVQLDAKIGQTRYKDLNNDKQLNDLDRQQIGDVNPDFNWGFTSNISYRNFDLSILISGVQGNDVLNTNLMNFHTLNGSANIPQEVYDRRWKGAGTGNSIIQANQANTTASRFSGQFLEDGSYVRVKNIQLGYTFPKIKGVSNLRLYLNAINLFTFTNYSGYDPEVSAFENANMRGVDLGSYPQSRTLTVGLNVTF, translated from the coding sequence ATGAAATTTCTTTTACTCCACGGTGCTATTTTCAGCATTTTCCTATTGCTGCTGGGAACATCCCTATCCGCTCAGCAGAGAGTTGTTTCAGGTACAGTGAAGGATGAAACGAGCGGAGGGCTCCCTGGCGCAACCATTCGTGTTAAGAATTCCACCATTGCTACTGTAACAGATGCAAAGGGGAATTACTCCCTGTCTGTACCGGATGCTGCCATACTGCAGGTTAGTTTTACCGGTTATGAAACACAGGAGATAGCCGTACAGCAACGCAGTTCCATCAACATCATTTTAAAGTCCGCTGCCACCAACCTTACGGATGTGGTAGTGATCGGTTATGGCATTGTGAGGAAGCGTGACCTCACGGGAACAGTTGCTTCCATTAAAGGGGACCAGCTGAGCAAATCTGCGGTTAACTCATTGGAACAGGGCCTGCAGGGCCGCCTGGCCGGAGTAGCCGTTACACAGAACGATGCGGCCCCGGGTGGTGGCATCAGTATACAGATCCGCGGTGCCAGTTCCTTGCTGGGGAGCACAGAACCCCTGTATGTAATAGATGGGGTGCCTGTTGCGAATGCAAGGGCTTCTCTGAAAGAATCAGGGCCCAGGGAAGAGAATCATATTATGCGTACCAATACCAATGCGCTGTCTATCATTTCTCCCGGTGATATTGAATCCATTGAAGTATTAAAAGATGCTTCCGCCACAGCTATCTATGGTTCCCGTGGTGCGAACGGTGTGGTATTGATCACTACTAAAAAAGGGCGTGCAGGTAAAGGTAAGATCACCTTCAATACTTCTCAGGGCATTTCTACCATTACCAAAAAGCTGGACATGCTCAATGCCTACGAATATGCACAGTACCTTAATGAAGCATACACCAATGCAGGGTTTGCACCTGCAGACCTGCCTTATAGCGGCATGAACGGAAAGCTTTCACCAGACCAGATCAGGGAGAATTTTGGAGAAGGTGTGAACTGGCAGGATGTTATTTACCGTAACGCATATCTGCAGGATTATGAATTGGGTGTTTCCGGTGGAACGGACAAAAACACCTATGCGGTGATGGGGAATTACCTGGCCCAGGAAGGTGCTATCAAAGGCTCACAGTTTAAACGGGGCGGTTTGCGCTTAAACCTGGATAACCAGGTGAACGAAAGAGTGAAAACATCTACCAATCTCTCTGTATCCCGTTCTACCAATGCACTCGTACGTACGGCTGCCACCACCGGCGGAAGGGAAGGAGGTATCGTAAGGTCTGCCCTGAATTATTCTCCTATTCCATATTACAGAACAGATGCAAACGGGAATATTATAAAAATAGACTACCTCAACGACCGGGAGGTATCACAGGATATGTTTGACCGTTTTGGCGCCAGTCCCATTCGTTATACAGATGAAGTGAAAAGCCTGCAAACCATTACTTCCGGTTTCGGCGGCTTCAATGCATATGTGGATATTGTAAAAGGACTGATGTTCCAGACCCGCCTGGGCGCTAACTATTTTGAACAGTTGAACGAAACCTATTTCCCGCGTACGGTAAGTGAAGGCCGTGCCACCAATGGTAAAGCCCTGGTGAGCAATAGCAGTTATTACAGCCTGCTCACAGAAAACCTGCTCACTTACCGGCAGGAAATCGCCAAACACCGTTTTGATTTCCTGGGTGGGTTCTCTTATGAGAAAAGCACCAGCCGTTACCGTACTTCTGAAACCCGCGATTTTGCAGACGATAAACTCGGTTATAACGATCTGTTCTCCGGGCTCTCCACGGCACCTACTTTAACCGGCCGCTCACAATGGCAGCTGGCATCCTTTATAGCCCGCGCCAATTACAGTTATGCAGATAAATACCTCTTCACCTATACGTATCGCGCAGACGGTTCTTCCCGCCTGGCCAAGAAGTGGCAGGGCTTCTCTTCTGTTGCACTGGCATGGCGTTTAAGCGAAGAACCTTTCATCAAAGAAGCGAATATTTTCTCAGACCTGAAACTCCGCGCCAGTTATGGTGAATCCGGTAACCAGGCCGTATCGCCCTATAGCGTGCGTGCAAAATTATCCGGCGTTATTGCCAATATGAACAATGCCGTGATTGCTGCGGTGGATGAAACCACCCTGCCCAACAAAGACCTGAAATGGGAAACCACGTCTCAATACAACCTTGGGCTGGATGCCTCTTTCCACGACAGGTTTAATTTCTCAGTGAATATCTATCAACGTAAAACAAGAGATCTGCTGCAACAGATCACACAACCACCCAGTACCGGTTATAATACCGTAACCGTGAACTCCGGTAACGTAATGAATAAAGGACTGGAGCTGGAACTGGGTAGCAGCATCTTCACAGGTGATTTCAAGTGGAATGTGGCAGGTAATATTTCTTTCAACCGCAATGAGATAACAGACCTGGGTGAGTTACAGGAACAGTTTGCAGACAGGTTAGGAGCAGGTTATGGGCTGGATGCACGGCCTTTCATCCAAAAAGTAGGTTTACCTATCGGTGCGGTTTGGGGATTTGTGGAAGATGGTATTTTCCAGAACCAGGCAGAAGTAGATGCCTTCAAAGCCGTACAACTGGATGCAAAGATCGGGCAGACCAGGTATAAGGATCTCAATAACGATAAACAGCTGAACGACCTGGATCGCCAGCAGATAGGAGATGTGAACCCTGATTTTAACTGGGGCTTCACCTCTAATATCAGCTACAGGAATTTTGACCTGAGCATACTGATCTCCGGCGTGCAGGGCAATGATGTGCTCAATACCAATCTCATGAACTTTCATACACTCAACGGCAGCGCCAACATTCCGCAGGAAGTATATGACAGAAGATGGAAAGGAGCAGGCACCGGCAATAGCATTATACAGGCTAACCAGGCGAATACAACAGCCAGCCGTTTCTCCGGCCAGTTCCTGGAAGACGGTTCCTATGTGCGCGTGAAGAACATTCAGCTGGGATATACTTTCCCAAAGATCAAAGGTGTATCCAACCTGCGGCTTTACCTGAATGCCATCAACCTGTTTACGTTCACCAATTATTCAGGATACGATCCTGAAGTAAGCGCCTTTGAGAATGCGAATATGCGTGGTGTGGACCTGGGTAGTTACCCGCAATCCCGCACATTAACCGTAGGCCTTAATGTTACTTTCTAA
- a CDS encoding RagB/SusD family nutrient uptake outer membrane protein: MKKLLTIAILIFLIASSCKKALEIEVFDFKDPENFYKTDKDLLQGVNGVYKNLMTWDMWISPAWYSVLGEDDDLLLDNWLAGGYTGNQRGEWYIQRPWKGYYYAVQRANLVLKYAAQVTGDAAMIDRIKAEALFIRGFCYFEIVRRYGAAPIRTEAYTPEQSKNIARSPVADVYKQAEADLKAAAAVLPENYTTGKYTTADRGRPTKAAALGLLAKVYMHMAGDELKQTNYYTEAITAAKAVRDMAKASGYPKLEMNYMKNFNEAEQDNSDEILFAIPATHSPNQGSELPGYFSPQGRYSGGGSGGYVSMRIDLFNKFEPNDNRVAFGTAIWDSWKNNTNEDYYYVSRLPAGAVFKSGGTWGSEYGGGAGYGQDTYTFGGKEIFASPRLYSKKYTDPNAQAKDENGNNPIIIRYADVLLLLAEAENEVNGPTGLAYDAADEVRVRANLLPWTRNLSKEDFRQRIRDERRKELYGEFQRRWDLIRWGIWIPTMKAAGRDRLEFQKLYPIAQEEIAGNKEITVNNPGY; the protein is encoded by the coding sequence ATGAAAAAGTTACTGACTATAGCCATTTTAATATTTTTAATTGCCAGCTCCTGTAAGAAAGCATTAGAAATAGAAGTATTCGATTTTAAAGACCCTGAGAATTTCTATAAAACAGATAAAGACCTGCTGCAGGGAGTAAATGGTGTATACAAAAACCTGATGACCTGGGATATGTGGATCTCCCCGGCCTGGTATTCTGTACTGGGTGAAGATGATGACCTGCTGCTGGATAACTGGCTGGCAGGCGGTTACACTGGTAACCAGCGTGGAGAGTGGTATATACAACGTCCCTGGAAAGGTTACTATTATGCCGTACAACGCGCTAACCTGGTATTGAAATATGCAGCCCAGGTAACAGGCGATGCGGCCATGATAGACAGGATCAAAGCGGAAGCTTTATTTATCCGTGGCTTCTGTTATTTCGAGATCGTAAGAAGATATGGCGCCGCACCGATCCGTACGGAAGCATACACGCCTGAGCAATCCAAGAACATTGCACGCAGCCCGGTTGCGGATGTATACAAACAGGCGGAAGCAGACCTGAAAGCAGCCGCAGCGGTGTTGCCTGAAAATTATACCACTGGTAAATACACCACTGCAGATCGTGGCCGCCCTACCAAAGCCGCAGCACTGGGCCTGCTGGCGAAAGTATACATGCACATGGCTGGCGATGAACTGAAACAAACCAATTATTATACAGAAGCCATTACTGCTGCCAAAGCCGTAAGGGATATGGCGAAAGCTTCCGGTTATCCAAAACTGGAAATGAACTACATGAAGAATTTCAATGAAGCAGAACAGGATAACAGTGATGAAATACTCTTTGCTATTCCTGCCACACATTCTCCCAACCAGGGTTCTGAACTGCCCGGTTATTTTTCCCCGCAGGGAAGATACAGTGGCGGTGGCAGTGGTGGTTATGTGAGTATGCGCATAGATCTGTTCAATAAGTTTGAACCCAACGATAACCGCGTGGCTTTTGGTACTGCTATATGGGACAGCTGGAAGAATAATACCAACGAAGATTATTACTATGTAAGCCGCCTGCCGGCAGGTGCTGTGTTTAAATCAGGCGGCACCTGGGGAAGTGAATATGGCGGTGGCGCCGGTTATGGACAGGATACTTACACCTTCGGCGGGAAAGAGATCTTTGCTTCCCCACGTTTATACTCCAAAAAATATACGGATCCCAATGCACAGGCAAAAGATGAAAATGGCAACAACCCCATCATCATCCGTTATGCAGATGTACTGTTATTGTTAGCGGAAGCAGAGAACGAAGTGAATGGCCCCACCGGCCTGGCTTACGATGCAGCAGACGAAGTACGTGTGCGTGCCAACCTGCTTCCCTGGACGCGTAATCTTTCCAAAGAAGATTTCCGTCAACGCATCAGGGATGAAAGAAGGAAAGAACTCTATGGTGAATTCCAGCGCCGCTGGGACCTGATCCGCTGGGGCATCTGGATACCAACAATGAAAGCTGCTGGTCGCGACAGACTGGAGTTTCAGAAGTTATATCCTATTGCTCAGGAAGAGATTGCAGGTAATAAAGAGATCACCGTAAACAATCCGGGATACTAA
- a CDS encoding glycoside hydrolase family 130 protein, whose protein sequence is MKEFTERLNRLERAYEALINRKNEPLPDGNGIFTRYKHPVLTAAHTRLTWRYDLNPDTNPYLMERFGINGVFNSGAIKWKGKYLLMARVEGVDRKSFFAIAESDNGIDHFRFREYPCFIPETDDPDGNIYDIRLTAHEDGYIYGLFCTERKDPAAAPFDQSAAIAACGIARTKDLLHWERLPDLKTPSPQQRNVVLHQEFVNGQYAFYTRPQDGFIEAGTGGGIGFGVCKDITHPVIDEEKILDPKVYHTVYETKNGLGPAPIKTAHGWLHLAHGVRNTAAGLRYVLYLFMTDLEDLARVTHKPAGYFLAPEGEERIGDVSNVVFSNGWIADEDGQVFIYYASSDTRMHVATSTLDQLVDYVLKTPADGLRSATTVNTICRIIDGNKAFALVKGNGVK, encoded by the coding sequence ATGAAAGAATTTACGGAGCGTTTAAATCGCCTGGAGAGAGCCTATGAAGCATTAATTAACCGTAAGAATGAGCCACTGCCTGATGGGAATGGGATCTTTACACGGTATAAACACCCGGTGTTAACTGCGGCGCATACAAGACTGACATGGCGTTATGATCTGAACCCGGATACCAATCCTTACCTGATGGAAAGGTTTGGCATCAATGGTGTATTTAATTCCGGCGCTATCAAGTGGAAAGGTAAATACCTGCTGATGGCAAGGGTGGAAGGAGTGGACCGCAAATCCTTCTTTGCCATCGCGGAGAGTGATAATGGCATTGATCATTTCAGGTTCCGGGAATATCCCTGTTTCATTCCTGAAACGGATGATCCGGATGGGAATATTTACGATATCCGCCTGACCGCTCATGAGGATGGCTACATTTACGGACTGTTCTGCACGGAAAGAAAAGATCCTGCCGCAGCCCCCTTTGACCAGAGTGCCGCCATTGCCGCCTGTGGCATTGCTCGCACAAAGGATCTGTTACACTGGGAACGACTGCCCGATCTGAAAACACCCTCTCCCCAGCAAAGGAATGTGGTATTACACCAGGAATTTGTGAACGGGCAATATGCTTTCTATACCCGCCCGCAGGATGGTTTTATTGAAGCGGGCACAGGCGGGGGCATTGGATTTGGTGTTTGTAAAGACATCACGCACCCGGTGATTGATGAAGAAAAGATCCTGGACCCTAAAGTATATCATACCGTTTACGAAACGAAGAACGGCCTGGGCCCTGCACCCATTAAAACAGCACATGGCTGGCTGCACCTGGCGCATGGTGTGCGCAATACCGCTGCAGGCCTGCGTTATGTGCTGTACTTATTCATGACGGACCTGGAGGACCTGGCCAGGGTAACCCATAAACCAGCAGGATATTTCCTGGCCCCGGAGGGTGAGGAGCGCATAGGAGATGTATCCAATGTGGTATTTTCCAATGGCTGGATAGCAGATGAGGACGGGCAGGTATTCATTTATTATGCCTCTTCGGACACAAGGATGCACGTGGCCACCTCCACACTAGATCAGTTGGTAGATTATGTTTTAAAAACGCCGGCAGACGGGTTGCGGTCTGCCACCACCGTCAATACCATCTGCAGGATCATTGACGGTAATAAAGCTTTCGCCCTGGTGAAGGGGAATGGTGTAAAATGA